A genomic region of Raphanus sativus cultivar WK10039 chromosome 6, ASM80110v3, whole genome shotgun sequence contains the following coding sequences:
- the LOC108838110 gene encoding uncharacterized protein LOC108838110 isoform X1, giving the protein MPSGAKKGKASKKKKELEAFGASPSNKALNVHGYDEHGSQDEGESDGNLSSPVSQGNGEFWTRDSSPSPLSRLGKDTVKEKTEDADVLLRHGHEESGVDKPSNSFYENVTHNTSKAASEEAGGTLENVPADDFVSKVVIPDRNKQVESSDSVQHKSDESEEKHRPEEAKKGSIPESAAETSKDVKIVKESQVPEFSEEKTYLQSLLLSGPPVVRNSWLSCCGLFDVIGGSGR; this is encoded by the exons ATGCCTTCTGGTGCGAAGAAGGGAAAGGcctcaaagaagaagaaagagctGGAAGCCTTTGGAGCCAGTCCAAGCAACAAAGCCCTCAATGTTCATG GATATGATGAACATGGAAGCCAAGATGAGGGAGAAAGTGATGGAAATTTGAGCTCCCCTGTTTCTCAAGGTAATGGAGAATTTTGGACAAGAGATTCATCACCTTCTCCCTTATCTCGTCTAGGGAAGGACACTGTTAAAGAGAAAACAGAAGATGCAGATGTTCTTCTGCGACACGGACACGAGGAGAGTGGTGTGGACAAACCATCCAATTCCTTTTATGAGAATGTTACTCACAATACCAGTAAAGCAGCTTCTGAAGAGGCTGGTGGTACTTTGGAAAATGTACCTGCTGATGATTTTGTCTCAAAGGTTGTGATCCCTGACAGAAACAAACAAGTTGAAAGCTCGGATTCTGTCCAGCATAAGTCTGATGAAAGTGAAGAGAAGCATAGACCAGAAGAAGCAAAGAAAGGTAGCATTCCAGAGTCTGCTGCAGAAACAAGCAAAGATGTCAAGATTGTGAAAGAATCTCAAGTGCCAGAATTTTCTGAAGAGAAG ACCTATTTGCAGAGTCTTTTGCTTTCTGGTCCACCGGTTGTTCGAAACTCGTGGCTGAGTTGCTGCGGTTTGTTTGATGTGATTGGAGGCTCTGGAAGATAA
- the LOC108809602 gene encoding protein S40-1 has translation MAEEFDESEVVFSQDFSFKRDDENENDMLFGVNKEMKKKKTNRIIKRTEELSRSLPVDVPENMFRRRYVGKEEEEDEYSGGGGEIVPPHVIVGRRIQGGEMAFSVCTGSGRTLKGRDLSRVRNSVLKLTGFLEA, from the coding sequence ATGGCTGAGGAATTCGATGAATCTGAGGTTGTCTTCTCCCAAGATTTCAGCTTCAAGAGAGACGACGAGAATGAAAACGACATGTTGTTCGGTGTCAacaaggagatgaagaagaagaagacaaacagGATCATTAAGAGGACGGAGGAGTTATCAAGATCGCTTCCGGTGGATGTTCCGGAGAACATGTTCAGGAGGAGGTACGTCgggaaagaagaggaggaggatgaaTACTCCGGCGGTGGAGGAGAGATCGTGCCGCCGCATGTTATCGTCGGACGGAGGATCCAAGGAGGAGAAATGGCGTTTTCGGTTTGCACGGGTAGCGGAAGGACTCTTAAGGGGAGAGATCTGAGCCGGGTTCGTAATTCGGTTCTCAAGTTAACCGGTTTTTTGGAGGCTTGA
- the LOC108838110 gene encoding uncharacterized protein LOC108838110 isoform X2, which translates to MPSGAKKGKASKKKKELEAFGASPSNKALNVHGYDEHGSQDEGESDGNLSSPVSQGNGEFWTRDSSPSPLSRLGKDTVKEKTEDADVLLRHGHEESGVDKPSNSFYENVTHNTSKAASEEAGGTLENVPADDFVSKVVIPDRNKQVESSDSVQHKSDESEEKHRPEEAKKGSIPESAAETSKDVKIVKESQVPEFSEEKSLLLSGPPVVRNSWLSCCGLFDVIGGSGR; encoded by the exons ATGCCTTCTGGTGCGAAGAAGGGAAAGGcctcaaagaagaagaaagagctGGAAGCCTTTGGAGCCAGTCCAAGCAACAAAGCCCTCAATGTTCATG GATATGATGAACATGGAAGCCAAGATGAGGGAGAAAGTGATGGAAATTTGAGCTCCCCTGTTTCTCAAGGTAATGGAGAATTTTGGACAAGAGATTCATCACCTTCTCCCTTATCTCGTCTAGGGAAGGACACTGTTAAAGAGAAAACAGAAGATGCAGATGTTCTTCTGCGACACGGACACGAGGAGAGTGGTGTGGACAAACCATCCAATTCCTTTTATGAGAATGTTACTCACAATACCAGTAAAGCAGCTTCTGAAGAGGCTGGTGGTACTTTGGAAAATGTACCTGCTGATGATTTTGTCTCAAAGGTTGTGATCCCTGACAGAAACAAACAAGTTGAAAGCTCGGATTCTGTCCAGCATAAGTCTGATGAAAGTGAAGAGAAGCATAGACCAGAAGAAGCAAAGAAAGGTAGCATTCCAGAGTCTGCTGCAGAAACAAGCAAAGATGTCAAGATTGTGAAAGAATCTCAAGTGCCAGAATTTTCTGAAGAGAAG AGTCTTTTGCTTTCTGGTCCACCGGTTGTTCGAAACTCGTGGCTGAGTTGCTGCGGTTTGTTTGATGTGATTGGAGGCTCTGGAAGATAA